The following DNA comes from Terriglobales bacterium.
GATCCGCTCTTTCTGGGACCTCCACTTTCCATTCATGCTGGCGGTTCACTCCGATTACGACTACCTAGCCGTGAGCCTGGACGGGCCGTCCTACGGCGAGGTCGTGCACGGCTGTGGTCCTGCATTCGAAGAGACATCGTCCGTTGCACCCTCCTTCGCGCAGTTCCTGACCCTTTTCAGGGACACGGCGGCAGGTCGCCGAGACGATTACCCACTGTCGTGTTTCCTGTAACTCGTGAGGGCATCCCAAGTCCTCTCTCTTCCATTAAGATAAAGACGTTCGAAATCCCACACTGCAGAGGTTGCATGGCTGCTCAACTGCTGGACGGCAACAAGATCGCGGCGGAGATCAAAGCGGAAGTCGCTGCAGAGGTGAAGGCGCTGGCGGAAGGCGGGCTGCAGCCCGGACTGGCGGCGGTGCTGGTGGGAAACAACCCGGCATCGGAGATTTACGTCCGCAGCAAGATCAAGGCGTGCGAAGAACTGAGCATCTACAGCGAACGGATCACGCCGCCGGAAACGGTGACTACGCGGGAGATGCTGGCGCTGGTGGAGGACCTGAACCAGCGCGAGGAGATCGACGGCATCCTGGTGCAGTTGCCGCTGCCCAAGCAGGTCGATTCCAAGAAAGTGCTGCTGGCGGTAGACCCTGCCAAGGACGTAGACGGCTTTCATCCCATGAACGTGGGGTTCCTCTCGACGCAGCGGCCGGGCCTGGCGCCGTGCACGCCGCTGGGCATCATGGAAATGCTGCGGCGCAGCGGAGTGGAGATCGCGGGCGCCGAAGCGGTGGTGGTGGGGCGCAGCGACATTGTCGGCAAGCCCATGGCCATGCTGCTGCTCAACTCCCACGCGACGGTCACGGTTTGCCACTCCAAGACGCGGGACCTGGCGGGCGTCTGCCGCCGCGCCGACATCCTGATTGCCGCCATCGGCAAGGCCGGGTTGGTCACGCGGGATTTTGTGAAGCCCGGCGCGACGGTCATCGACGTGGGCATGAACAAAATCACCGACCGCGCCGAGTTCGAGAGGTTCTTCAAGGGCAATGAGAAGCGCGAGAAGACGTTCGCAGAGAAGGGCTCGACCCTGATGGGCGACGTGCATCCCGAAGTGGTCGAAGTGGCGGGCAAGCTCACGCCGGTGCCCGGCGGCGTGGGCCCGCTGACCATCGCGCTTCTGATGCAGAACACGCTGCGCGCGGCCAAGCTGCGGCGCGGGGCGCGCGTGGCCGCGACCGTGGCGGAGTAGCTCGTGCTGCGGGTGGGACTGACCGGCGGGCTCTCCAGCGGCAAATCGACGGTGGCGGAGATGCTGGCGCGGCGGGGCGCAAGAGTGCTGGACGCCGATCGCCTGGTGCACGAACTCATGCGGCCGGGCCTCCCTGTCTACCAGGAGATCGTGCGCCATTTCGGCCCCGAGATCCTGGCCTCCGACAAGACTATTGACCGCAAGAAACTGGCCGATGCTGCCTTCGGCGGAAGACGCATCGCGGAGCTGAACCGCATCGTGCATCCGGCGGTGATTGCGCTTCAGGATGCTTGGATGGACGAACTGCAACGGGAAGAGCCGCAGGCTCTGGCGGTGGTGGAGGCGGCGCTGATCCTGGAGGCCGGTGCGGCCCCTCGCTTCGACAAGCTGGTGGTGGTGACTTGCCGGCAGGCGCAGAAAGTGGAGCGCTTCGCGGCGCGCTATCCGCTCGGAGTGGAGGCCGGACGGGCGGAAGCCGCCCGGCGTCTGGCCGCGCAGATGCCGGACAAAGAGAAGGTCGCGAGGGCGGACTACGTCATCGACAACTCCGGGACGCTGGCACAGACGGACCACCAGGTGGAGAAGGTTTTTGCCGAGTTGCTCGAGATCGCCACTGAGGAACAGAGGCTCGGAGGCCGGCGGAATGCAAAAGGAAAGATGAAAAAGGCAAGAATGAGAAGCGAGCGCGCGAAGGGAATCGTAAGTCGATAGAAGCGGCTGCACGACGCATCGCCACGCGCTATCCTCTACTTGGCGGAATCGTCCATTCATCGCACAGCACGGACCGAGGTACCTCCATGAAATCCCTCAGACCGATCATGCTGGCGCTGCTGCTGGCAGCCAGCTTCTATTACCTGACCACCCACTATCGCGGTGCCGCGCGGCGCGCGGCGTCCGAGGAAGGCGCCATTCGTCCGGCAAGCCTGGAAATCACGGAGGCGGCTGCGGCGCCGGCGCTCGACGCCGACGAGCAGACCAACATCCAGGTCTATCGCAAGGCCCTGCCGTCGGTGGTGAACATCACTTCCACCACGGTGGCCTTCGACTTTTTCTACGGGCCGGTGCCGGAGCAGGGCCAGGGCTCGGGATTCCTCCTGGACAAGCAGGGACACATCCTGACGAACTATCACGTGGTGCAGAACGCGCGTCAACTGGAGGTGACGCTCGCGGACAAGCGCAAGTTCCGCGCCCAGGTGATCGGATTCGACCGGCCGAATGACCTGGCGGTCATCCAGATTCCGGCGGCGGAAGACTTGAAGGCGGCAACCCTGGGAGATTCGCGGGCTCTGGTGGTGGGACAGAAGGTGTACGCCATCGGCAACCCCTTCGGCCTGAGCGGGACGATGACACGCGGCATCGTCAGCGCGGTGCGCCCGGTGCGGGGGCCGGAGCCCGGCCTGTTCATCGATGAAGCCATCCAGACCGACGCCGCCATCAATCCGGGGAACTCGGGCGGGCCGCTGTTGAACTCGCAAGGCGAGGTGATCGGCATCAACACCTTCATCCTGAGCCAGGTGGGCCAGAGCGCGGGCATCGGCTTTGCTATCCCCATCAACGTAGCCAAAGCGGTGCTGAATGACCTGGTGACCTTCGGGCGAGTGCGGCGCCCGGTGCTCGGCATTCGCACCTTGCCCATCGGGCCGGAACTGGCGGCGGAGATGGGCCTGCCCGCGGATGCTGGGGTGCTTATTCTGCAAGTGGTGCCGGGAGGACCCGCCGAGCGAGCCGGACTCAAGGGTGGAACGCGTCGGGCCTACCTGGGCAATATGCCCATCATGGTGGGTGGCGATTTGATCGTGGGCATCGACGGCGAAGAGGTCATCGACCAGGGTGACATCGCGCGGGTCATGAACAACCGCAAGGCTGGCGACACAGTGCGCGTGGCCGTCTATCGCGGCAAGCGCCGCCTGGAAATCGACGTGCCGTTGGGCGAGGCGCGCGAGGCGCTCTAGCTAGTGCATCCGATTGCGGATTGACCGAGACCATCCGCTAGCGTACCTTTCCCCCTTGTCACTCCGGAGGTGAACGGTGAAGCTGCGCGGACGGTTCTGCGTTTCTCTCCTGTTGGTCGTGCCGATGGTGGCTGCCTTGGGCCAGGAAGAGGGCAAGGCCAGCGGCACGCTGACGGTGAACGGCCAGAAGACGCAGCTCAACTACGCCTACGCCCAGATATCCAAGAACAGCCCGGAAGACGAACAGGAATTCGTTCACGTCATTCTGAGCGACGTGCCCATCCCTCCGCTCAACATGGGGTCCAACGCGCTGAGGAAATTGGCCAAGGA
Coding sequences within:
- a CDS encoding bifunctional 5,10-methylenetetrahydrofolate dehydrogenase/5,10-methenyltetrahydrofolate cyclohydrolase, whose product is MAAQLLDGNKIAAEIKAEVAAEVKALAEGGLQPGLAAVLVGNNPASEIYVRSKIKACEELSIYSERITPPETVTTREMLALVEDLNQREEIDGILVQLPLPKQVDSKKVLLAVDPAKDVDGFHPMNVGFLSTQRPGLAPCTPLGIMEMLRRSGVEIAGAEAVVVGRSDIVGKPMAMLLLNSHATVTVCHSKTRDLAGVCRRADILIAAIGKAGLVTRDFVKPGATVIDVGMNKITDRAEFERFFKGNEKREKTFAEKGSTLMGDVHPEVVEVAGKLTPVPGGVGPLTIALLMQNTLRAAKLRRGARVAATVAE
- a CDS encoding trypsin-like peptidase domain-containing protein; translated protein: MKSLRPIMLALLLAASFYYLTTHYRGAARRAASEEGAIRPASLEITEAAAAPALDADEQTNIQVYRKALPSVVNITSTTVAFDFFYGPVPEQGQGSGFLLDKQGHILTNYHVVQNARQLEVTLADKRKFRAQVIGFDRPNDLAVIQIPAAEDLKAATLGDSRALVVGQKVYAIGNPFGLSGTMTRGIVSAVRPVRGPEPGLFIDEAIQTDAAINPGNSGGPLLNSQGEVIGINTFILSQVGQSAGIGFAIPINVAKAVLNDLVTFGRVRRPVLGIRTLPIGPELAAEMGLPADAGVLILQVVPGGPAERAGLKGGTRRAYLGNMPIMVGGDLIVGIDGEEVIDQGDIARVMNNRKAGDTVRVAVYRGKRRLEIDVPLGEAREAL
- the coaE gene encoding dephospho-CoA kinase (Dephospho-CoA kinase (CoaE) performs the final step in coenzyme A biosynthesis.); the encoded protein is MLRVGLTGGLSSGKSTVAEMLARRGARVLDADRLVHELMRPGLPVYQEIVRHFGPEILASDKTIDRKKLADAAFGGRRIAELNRIVHPAVIALQDAWMDELQREEPQALAVVEAALILEAGAAPRFDKLVVVTCRQAQKVERFAARYPLGVEAGRAEAARRLAAQMPDKEKVARADYVIDNSGTLAQTDHQVEKVFAELLEIATEEQRLGGRRNAKGKMKKARMRSERAKGIVSR